From a region of the Helianthus annuus cultivar XRQ/B chromosome 5, HanXRQr2.0-SUNRISE, whole genome shotgun sequence genome:
- the LOC110943094 gene encoding glutathione S-transferase T3-like, with product MGPESLRVEPESKHRWNGVVSSVRVGSSFRLPTTRTRCCSGNTTRSSGDAKKEKENGHIKRKRKPPPERKNVILWESNEEYALTRAWIDVSEDPVIANNQSKTVFWARIRDLIFDLMGKGDEYRPPDSISGKWTDINKKCTNFQTVYQRTFAGWKSGSKDEDITQAALVEYTDANGHFPYLRCWQILRHSPKWANISTPSGRSGNKRPSKRSKTNESGEPETPTSDARNTEVNEDIPDDEPVEELSRPPGRSRRAKKPESSSMSMRTDLSNAFSEINKRLQDIHELGTKRMEENREVTEIMRDRQWAQDFEFYSKPHDHLTGKALKMRLPVLI from the exons ATGGGACCCGAATCTCTACGGGTGGAACCCGAATCAAAACACCGATGGAATGGGGTCGTCTCAAGTGTTCGGGTCGGCTCAAGCTTTCGGCTCCCCACTACACGAACCCGATGTTGTTCCGGAAACACAACCCGAAGTAGCGGAGACGcaaaaaaggaaaaggaaaacggCCACATAAAAAGAAAGCGGAAACCACCACCCGAGCGAAAAAATGTGATATTGTGGGAGTCCAATGAGGAGTATGCGTTAACCCGCGCTTGGATCGATGTGTCGGAGGACCCGGTTATAG caaacaatcaaagtaaaaCCGTTTTTTGGGCCCGAATACGAGATCTTATTTTCGATCTCATGGGTAAAGGAGACGAATACCGCCCGCCAGACTCTATATCGGGCAAGTGGACCGATATAAACAAAAAATGCACGAACTTTCAAACCGTGTACCAACGCACTTTTGCCGGATGGAAAAGTGGAAGCAAGGACGAAGACATTACGCAAGCGGCATTGGTCGAGTATACGGATGCTAATGGCCATTTCCCGTATCTAAGGTGTTGGCAAATCCTTCGCCATAGCCCCAAATGGGCCAACATCTCTACTCCGAGTGGTCGGTCGGGAAATAAACGGCCGTCAAAGAGGTCCAAAACAAACGAGTCGGGTGAACCCGAAACGCCAACCTCCGACGCTCGAAACACCGAGGTGAACGAGGATATTCCGGATGATGAGCCGGTGGAAGAGCTATCAAGACCGCCCGGAAGAAGTAGGCGGGCGAAAAAGCCCGAGTCGTCGTCGATGTCTATGAGAACGGATTTGAGTAACGCATTTTCGGAGATAAACAAGCGACTTCAAGACATACACGAACTCGGTACTAAACGTATGGAGGAGAACCGCGAAGTTACGGAGATTATGCGGGATAGACAATGGGCTCAAGACTTTGAGTTCTACTCGAAACCGCACGACCACTTAACGGGAAAAGCTTTGAAAATG agacttcctgttttgattTGA